The genomic segment GATGTTTCCTCCGGCGGTCGTCACGACGAGCCGCTGCTGGCGGAAATGCTGGTGCAGTTTCACGGCCAGCCGATCTTTGCAGTGTTTGCCGAAACCCGCGACATCGCACGCAAAGCAGCCCGAAAAGCAAAGATCACCTATAACGACCTACCGCACTGGAGCGATATCGACGGCGCAACGGAAAACGGCGACCCGCTCGTCACCCCCGGTATGACGCTTCAACGCGGCGAAGCCGAGCTGGAAATGGACGTCGCCCCACGCCGCCTGACCGGCACGATGCGTATTGGCGGGCAGGAGCACTTTTATCTCGAAGGCCACATCGCCATGGCGGTGCCAGGCGAAGATGATGAAGTGACGGTATGGAGTTCCACCCAGCACCCCAGCGAAATCCAGCACATCGTCAGCCACATTCTGCAGGTGCCATCCAACGCCGTCACCGTGCAGGTAAGGCGCATGGGCGGTGGTTTCGGCGGCAAGGAAACGCAGGGCAATCAGTTTGCAGCCCTCTGTGCCATTGCCGCCAAGAAGCTGAACCGTGCCGTCAAGATGCGCCCCGACCGCGATGAGGACATGACCGCCACCGGCAAGCGCCACGACTTCCGGGTCGATTATGAACTGGGCTTCGATGACGAAGGCCGCATTCACGCGGTGGACGCCACCTATGCCGCCCGCTGCGGTTTTTCCTCCGACCTTTCCGGCCCGGTGACCGACCGTGCACTGTTCCACGCGGATTCAAGCTATTTCTATCCGCATGTAAAACTGCAATCGAAGCCGTTGAAAACCCACACGGTTTCCAACACGGCCTTCCGTGGATTCGGCGGCCCGCAGGGAATGCTGGGGGCTGAACGCTTCATCGAGGAAATCGCCTATGCGGTGGGCAAGGATCCACTCGAAATCCGCAAGCTGAATTTCTACGGTCAGCAGGGTTCGAACAGAACTTTGACACCATACCATCAGGAGGTCGAAGACAACATCATCGCCCGCATCGTTGAAGAACTGGAAACCTCCAGCGATTATCAGGCGCGGCGACAGGCAATCATCGAGTTCAACAAGACGAGCCCCATCATCCGCAAAGGCATCGCGCTGACGCCGGTGAAATTCGGCATCTCCTTCACCATGACCGCCTTCAATCAGGCAGGCGCGCTGGTGCACCTCTACAATGATGGCTCCATCCACCTGAACCATGGTGGCACGGAGATGGGTCAGGGCC from the Agrobacterium vaccinii genome contains:
- the xdhB gene encoding xanthine dehydrogenase molybdopterin binding subunit, whose product is MDTNTFERTKTAVDGKMHNSLRHDSAHKHVTGSAEYIDDIPEPAGMIHGAIGMADRAHAEIVSMDLSEVEATPGVLWVMTGKDVTGENDVSSGGRHDEPLLAEMLVQFHGQPIFAVFAETRDIARKAARKAKITYNDLPHWSDIDGATENGDPLVTPGMTLQRGEAELEMDVAPRRLTGTMRIGGQEHFYLEGHIAMAVPGEDDEVTVWSSTQHPSEIQHIVSHILQVPSNAVTVQVRRMGGGFGGKETQGNQFAALCAIAAKKLNRAVKMRPDRDEDMTATGKRHDFRVDYELGFDDEGRIHAVDATYAARCGFSSDLSGPVTDRALFHADSSYFYPHVKLQSKPLKTHTVSNTAFRGFGGPQGMLGAERFIEEIAYAVGKDPLEIRKLNFYGQQGSNRTLTPYHQEVEDNIIARIVEELETSSDYQARRQAIIEFNKTSPIIRKGIALTPVKFGISFTMTAFNQAGALVHLYNDGSIHLNHGGTEMGQGLYTKVAQVIADAFQVDIDRVKITATTTGKVPNTSATAASSGTDLNGMAAYDAARQIKERLVKFAMEKWNVGEGEVTFLPNRIRVGTEEIAFNDFIKQAYFARVQLSAAGFYKTPKIHWDRAAGKGTPFYYFAYGASVSEVSIDTLTGEYMMERTDILHDVGKSLNPAIDIGQVEGGFIQGMGWLTTEELWWDAKGRLRTHAPSTYKIPLASDRPKIFDVKLAEWAENAEPTIGRSKAVGEPPLMLAISVLEALSMAVASVADYKVCPRLDAPATPERVLMAVERLRKV